In bacterium, the genomic window GTTTCCCGTTATGCCCATTTGTCCAAAATCCTTGTCAAAGTTGGGGACAAAATAACAAAATTTAAGGTAATCGGTACTGTCGGTACTTCCGGAGACGCTACCGGACCACACCTTCATTTGGAACTCACACGCAAAGGAGAGACTCTTGACGCTGAGAAATACCTGCCTAACTACCAATTTAGCCCCTAAACGAACAAGGCGAACTTTTCGTGTGCACGAAAAAGTCCGCCCCGATCAACTCTCCCACAACCTCAGCTGGTGACCTTCTGGGTAGATGGTTTCCAACTGTTTCTCAATTGTTTCTCCTTCCCCCAACTTTCCAATGATCTGGCGAGGTAGGTCCTCACCATAAATCTGTCTCGGCAAGGAAAGCAGCCCGGCTGCTCTGGCGACATCGCCTTTGGTCAAAGCAGTGTGAAGCGCTCCTCGCAGCCGACGTCTTGTCCGCTTCGGCAATCTCAACTCACCGTCGCGAATACTCACCCCCAAAACCTGGAGATTGGTATGGCCACTGATCTCCATAAGCTTGGTTTTGCGCTCGTTCAACTCGAAGGGAGTCTTCTCGTTGACGATTCGGCAGAGGGTGCGAACTTCAAGCTCAGTAATGGGACCATCTGCCGAGATCGCAATATTGTCCGCATAGCGGGTGTAGATCGCTCCCATCTTGTCAGCAAAGATCGCCAGACGCCGGTCCAGGTCACGGCAAACGAAATTGAAGAGAACCGGCGAGCTTGGTGCTCCCTGGGGCAAACGTGGCTCTAGTCCCAAACCTGGCACTAGAGTGGTGCAAAGGCGAGTGATCGCCAAAGCAAGCCACTTACCGATCTTGACTGCTCCAACCTCCTGCTCCAAGAGCTCTTCGAGCAACCACTTTCTGGTTACACTGCTGAAAGCGTCTTTGAGATCCAAGCTGAGCAGGTAGCGTGAGTGTCGGTGAGCCTCCACTGCGGTCAGCATTTTTCGATCCCGTACAAAACCGTGACACGCCCTGTGCACCGGCAGACCGGAGAGCAGGTTGCGTAGCATTCGTCGCTGCAGCCAGCGCAGCCGGGGGTCGGGAATCATCAGGATCCGAAAGTCCCCTGACCTCTTCCTGATCAGTCGCATGTCGTAGGACTCATCAATTCCACTTTCAACAATTGCCTGCAGTTGAGCCGGCCAAACGTGAAAGAGCAGGGCGAGGTAGCGGTAGGGGTTAAAGGACCGCCGAATCCGAAAAGGATCCAGCTGTGTCCATTCCCGCCAATTTCCAACCCCGTAAGAATCGTAAACGTCATCCTCAAGTTCGCCGAAACGAAACTCTTCTCCCGCCTCTTCCCAGGCAATATCAAGCATGATCGTCTCCTTATTGGGTCAGGGGAGGTTCAGTAAGAGCTTCACTAAACCTCCCCTTCTTCCGGCAGCTGGGTTATCTCTGCTTCTGGGCTCCGTACTCGGCGAGCCGGGCCCCCACTAATCACCTCTCACCAGGCAGCTACTGCCGGTGCGGGTCAGCCCTGAGATCAGGAGTCAAACCCTTTAAATTAACCCAGCTATGACCTATATACCAGTTTCCCGGCAAAAGAAAAAGGGCCCGAAAGCCCTTTTCTCTTTATCTTTAATCTGTTGATCTTAGTTTAGTAGCCCATTCCCTCCATACCACCGGGCATACCAGCCGGCGCTGGGCTTGGGTTTTTCTCAGGTAGATCAGTAACCAGAGCTTCGGTAGTGAGAATCATCATTGCTACGCTGGCCGCGTTCTGGACCGCGCTGCGGGTAACTTTGACTGGGTCAATAACTCCTGCTTTGACAAGGTCCTCAAATTCCCCAGTCAGGGCGTTGAAGCCGATATTACCGCCAGCTTTCTCGACCTCACGGACCACCCAGCCAGCGTCAACCCCAGCGTTTTCTGCTAGTTTTCTGATTGGGCGGTGGAGAGCTTCGTGCAGAATATTGATTCCAACAGCTTCATCACCTTCAAGGTTGTGCTTGTGAAGAACTTCGGCGGCTCGCAAAAGGGCGACTTCCCCTCCCACGACAAAACCCTCCTCGATTGCTGCTTTTGTGGCTTGGACCGCGTCATTGACTCGTTCTTTCTTTTCTTTCATTTCAACTTCGGTAGCCGCTCCAACATTGATGACTGCCACTCCTCCAGAAAGTTTGGCAAGACGTTCTTGCAATTTCTCGCGGTCAAATTCACTGGTGGTTTTCTCGATTTGGGCTCGGATTTGGCCGATACGAGCCTCAATTTTTGCCTTTGCTCCTTTGCCACCAACGATGACGGTGTTGTCCTTGTCTGAAGTGATGCGGTCAGCCTTGCCAAGCATGTCCGGGGTCACTGAGTCGAATTTGATTCCCGTGTCTTCAGAAACGAGAGTTCCACCAGTGAGGACGGCAATATCTTCAAGCATTTCTTTTCTTCGGTCACCGAAACCCGGAGCCTTAACGGCGAGAATGTTCATCGTGCCACGAATCTTGTTGACAACGAGAGTGGCCAAAGCCTCCCCTTCGACATCATCAGCGACGATGACCAAATCTTTGGTGATCTGCACCAGCTTTTCAAGCAAAGGGAGAAGGTCAGCAATAGCACTAACTTTCTTGTCGGTAATGAGAACGTGTGGGTTTTCAATCGAAGAAGTCATTTTGGCGGTGTCGGTAACAAAGTAAGCTGAGACGTAACCGCGGTCAAATTCCATCCCTTCGCGATGTTCCCAGTTGGTCTCGATTCCGCGGGATTCTTCGACCGTGACGACACCGTCTGGACCAACTTTGTCGAGCGCTTCAGCAATTAGTTTTCCGATCGTTTCGTCAGCTGCAGAAATAGTCGCTATTTGCTCATAATCTTCTTTACCGGTAACCTTCTTGGAGGTTTTTTTGAGATGATCGACGACCGCCTCAACTCCTTTTTCCAAACCGCGACGGAGAATCATTGGATTGGCACCCGCGGTAATGTTTTTCAGGCCTTCGTCGACAATCGACTGAGCCAGCAACGTGGCAGTAGTCGTAC contains:
- the groL gene encoding chaperonin GroEL (60 kDa chaperone family; promotes refolding of misfolded polypeptides especially under stressful conditions; forms two stacked rings of heptamers to form a barrel-shaped 14mer; ends can be capped by GroES; misfolded proteins enter the barrel where they are refolded when GroES binds), coding for MAKQLIYAEDARKKLLAGVNKLADAVATTLGPKGRNVALDKKWGAPNVVHDGVTVAKEIELEDPFENMGAQLIKEAASKTNDVAGDGTTTATLLAQSIVDEGLKNITAGANPMILRRGLEKGVEAVVDHLKKTSKKVTGKEDYEQIATISAADETIGKLIAEALDKVGPDGVVTVEESRGIETNWEHREGMEFDRGYVSAYFVTDTAKMTSSIENPHVLITDKKVSAIADLLPLLEKLVQITKDLVIVADDVEGEALATLVVNKIRGTMNILAVKAPGFGDRRKEMLEDIAVLTGGTLVSEDTGIKFDSVTPDMLGKADRITSDKDNTVIVGGKGAKAKIEARIGQIRAQIEKTTSEFDREKLQERLAKLSGGVAVINVGAATEVEMKEKKERVNDAVQATKAAIEEGFVVGGEVALLRAAEVLHKHNLEGDEAVGINILHEALHRPIRKLAENAGVDAGWVVREVEKAGGNIGFNALTGEFEDLVKAGVIDPVKVTRSAVQNAASVAMMILTTEALVTDLPEKNPSPAPAGMPGGMEGMGY
- a CDS encoding reverse transcriptase family protein encodes the protein MLDIAWEEAGEEFRFGELEDDVYDSYGVGNWREWTQLDPFRIRRSFNPYRYLALLFHVWPAQLQAIVESGIDESYDMRLIRKRSGDFRILMIPDPRLRWLQRRMLRNLLSGLPVHRACHGFVRDRKMLTAVEAHRHSRYLLSLDLKDAFSSVTRKWLLEELLEQEVGAVKIGKWLALAITRLCTTLVPGLGLEPRLPQGAPSSPVLFNFVCRDLDRRLAIFADKMGAIYTRYADNIAISADGPITELEVRTLCRIVNEKTPFELNERKTKLMEISGHTNLQVLGVSIRDGELRLPKRTRRRLRGALHTALTKGDVARAAGLLSLPRQIYGEDLPRQIIGKLGEGETIEKQLETIYPEGHQLRLWES